In Candidatus Methylomirabilota bacterium, the following are encoded in one genomic region:
- a CDS encoding CoA transferase translates to MSLPLEPYTVIDLTRARSGPTCVRQLADMGAHVIQISAREDTEGDFVR, encoded by the coding sequence ATGAGCCTGCCCCTCGAGCCCTACACCGTCATCGACCTCACCCGCGCCCGGTCCGGCCCCACCTGCGTGCGCCAGCTGGCCGACATGGGCGCCCACGTGATCCAGATCTCCGCTCGCGAGGACACCGAGGGCGACTTCGTCCG